The following are encoded together in the Anoplopoma fimbria isolate UVic2021 breed Golden Eagle Sablefish chromosome 9, Afim_UVic_2022, whole genome shotgun sequence genome:
- the zgc:92360 gene encoding arf-GAP with dual PH domain-containing protein 1, whose translation MSANERATRALREILQIPGNDTCADCGAPDPGWGSCSLGVFICLDCSGIHRNIPDISKVKSLSLSHWEDHEVQSMAKNGNELMRSKYEAAVPVYYYKPTHKDCQTLREQWIRAKYERKEFSEPGKNSRYEEGTRDGILMKRGRDNGQFLSRRFVLSEREGTLKYFTKYDAKEPKAVIKVDTINATFQPEKIGNPNGLQLTYLKDYSTRNIFVYHENGKEIVDWFNTIRAVQLHYLKVAFPGATDTELIPKLTRNFLKEGYMEKTGPRHTEGFKKRWFTLDQRRLMYFKDPLDAFAKGEAFLGNKDHGYSATPGLPAGTHCNGAWQHGITIKTPERSFLFTCESESDQQDWLKHFNDVMHAVMSPQEYTMEALFKHRH comes from the exons ATGTCGGCAAATGAGAGAGCCACGCGAGCTCTGCGGGAGATCCTGCAAATCCCTGGAAATGACACCTGTGCAGACTGCGGCGCGCCag atcCCGGGTGGGGCTCCTGCTCTCTGGGCGTGTTCATCTGCCTGGACTGCTCTGGGATCCACCGCAACATCCCCGACATCAGCAAAGTCAAGTCCCTGAGCCTCTCCCACTGGGAGGACCACGAGGTCCAG tCCATGGCTAAAAATGGCAACGAGCTGATGAGGAGTAAATATGAGGCTGCTGTTCCGGTCTACTACTACAAACCAACCCACAAAGACTGCCA gACGTTGAGGGAGCAGTGGATTAGAGCAAAGTACGAGAGGAAGGAGTTCTCCGAGCCTGGGAAGAACTCCAGATATGAGGAAG gaaCTAGAGATGGCATCTTGATGAAGAGGGGGCGGGACAACGGGCAGTTCCTCAGCAGGCGATTCGTCCTCTCGGAGAGGGAGGGGACTCTGAAGTATTTCACCAAATATGAC gCTAAGGAGCCCAAAGCAGTCATCAAGGTGGACACCATCAACGCCACCTTCCAGCCGGAGAAGATAGGGAACCCCAACGGTCTGCAGCTCACCTACCTCAAAGACTACAGCACCCGCAACATCTTCGTCTACCATGAGAACGGCAAG GAGATCGTGGACTGGTTCAACACCATTCGTGCGGTTCAGCTTCACTATTTAAAGGTGGCCTTTCCCGGGGCTACCGATACTGAG CTGATACCCAAACTTACCCGGAACTTTCTGAAGGAAGGATATATGGAGAAGACAGGCCCCAGG caCACAGAAGGCTTCAAGAAACGCTGGTTCACCCTTGATCAGAGGCGACTCATGTACTTCAAAGATCCGCTG GACGCCTTTGCCAAAGGTGAGGCGTTCTTGGGGAACAAGGACCACGGTTACAGCGCCACCCCCGGCCTGCCCGCTGGCACCCACTGCAACGGCGCCTGGCAACACGGTATCACCATAAAAACACCCGAGCGCAGCTTCCTGTTTACTTGCGAGTCAGAGAGCGACCAGCAGGATTGGCTGAAACACTTCAATGATGTCATGCATGCTGTGATGTCCCCTCAGGAGTACACAA TGGAAGCCTTGTTCAAGCACAGGCATTGA